In one window of Lampris incognitus isolate fLamInc1 chromosome 3, fLamInc1.hap2, whole genome shotgun sequence DNA:
- the jun gene encoding transcription factor AP-1: MSTKMETTFYDDSLSAFSQHDSTGYGYNPKALKHNMTLNLADPTGTLKPHLRAKAGDILTSPDVGLLKLASPELERLIIQSSNGMITTTPTPTQFICPKNVTDEQEGFAEGFVRALAELHHQHMPNSVNVSVTSAPQTSVNNALPPVSSVAGATVYNNNAAMRSDSPVYEDLNNFNPAISTVSAPNYTTSAPTMSFSAAPPQLPVYGQPSAPLPRLTALKEEPQTVPEMPGETPPLSPIDMESQERIKAERKRMRNRIAASKCRKRKLERISRLEDKVKTLKSQNSELASTANMLREQVAQLKQKVMNHVNSGCQLMLTQQLQTF, from the coding sequence ATGTCTACCAAGATGGAAACTACTTTTTATGACGACTCGCTCAGCGCTTTCTCCCAGCATGACAGCACGGGCTACGGATACAACCCCAAAGCACTGAAACACAACATGACGCTGAACCTCGCCGACCCGACGGGGACGCTCAAGCCTCATCTGCGGGCCAAAGCCGGCGACATCCTAACCTCCCCGGACGTGGGACTGCTGAAACTAGCCTCCCCTGAGCTGGAGCGGCTCATCATCCAGTCGAGCAACGGCATGATCACCACCACGCCGACCCCGACACAGTTCATCTGCCCCAAAAACGTCACGGACGAGCAGGAGGGGTTCGCCGAGGGCTTCGTCCGTGCACTGGCAGAGCTCCATCACCAGCACATGCCCAACTCCGTTAACGTGAGTGTAACTTCGGCTCCACAGACCAGTGTAAACAATGCCTTGCCACCTGTTTCGTCAGTCGCCGGTGCCACCGTTTACAACAACAACGCCGCCATGCGCTCCGATTCGCCGGTGTACGAGGACTTGAACAACTTCAACCCGGCGATCAGCACGGTGTCTGCCCCGAATTACACCACGTCGGCCCCCACTATGTCCTTCTCCGCTGCCCCGCCGCAGCTCCCCGTTTACGGGCAgccctctgcccccctcccccgcctcACGGCGCTCAAAGAGGAGCCGCAGACGGTCCCCGAGATGCCGGGAGAAACGCCTCCCCTCTCCCCGATCGACATGGAGAGCCAGGAGCGCATCAAGGCCGAGAGGAAGCGAATGAGGAACCGCATCGCTGCCTCCAAATGCAGGAAGAGGAAACTGGAGAGGATCTCTCGGCTGGAGGATAAAGTCAAGACCCTCAAGTCCCAAAACTCGGAGCTTGCGTCCACCGCCAACATGCTGCGTGAGCAGGTGGCCCAGCTGAAACAGAAGGTGATGAACCACGTCAACAGCGGGTGCCAACTTATGCTTACGCAGCAACTCCAGACCTtctga